In bacterium, the DNA window CGATCCGATCCTTCCGGGATGCGTACCGGCGCCTGGCGGGGTCGTATAGCCCGGACGAGCGAACGGCACTGGCCCGGGCGCTGGCTGCGCACACCGCCGGAACCGTACTCCGGGCGGGGGTGACACCCCACGTCGTCACCTCGGCGACGGAAGTCCGGGAGTGGGCACTGGTAGAAGGGCACCGAGTGGTGGCAGACCCGCCGGGCGGAGGCCTCGACGGGGCTGCCGATAAAGTCGTCCGGCTGGCCGCCGGGAGACCCTGGCTTATCCTCCACTCAGATCTTCCGTGCCTGAGTCCGGACGAGGTGGTTCTGGCGTTGGAAGTGGCGCGATCGGGGGAACGGGTGCTGGCCCCGTCCTACGACGGCGGCACTTCGGCGCTGGGAGGGCGAGGGCGGCACCCGTTCGGGTACGGAACGGCCAGCTTCCATCGCCACCTCACTGCCGGGCCTCCGCCTC includes these proteins:
- a CDS encoding NTP transferase domain-containing protein, which encodes MDEPLVALPIRSFRDAYRRLAGSYSPDERTALARALAAHTAGTVLRAGVTPHVVTSATEVREWALVEGHRVVADPPGGGLDGAADKVVRLAAGRPWLILHSDLPCLSPDEVVLALEVARSGERVLAPSYDGGTSALGGRGRHPFGYGTASFHRHLTAGPPPRVITSLGFLLDIDRPQDLAAAARHPRGAWLADSVAPLVVCLCNGGVVWRGSGVP